In one Shewanella loihica PV-4 genomic region, the following are encoded:
- the glnA gene encoding glutamate--ammonia ligase, producing MSVESVLQQLEELEVKFVDLRFTDTKGKEQHVSIPAHQVDADFFEDGKMFDGSSIAGWKGINESDMVLMPDPTTFVLDPFTEETTALIRCDILEPGTMTGYDRDPRSIAKKAEEYMVSTGIADTVLIGPEPEFFLFDDVKFGTDMSGCFVKLDAKEAAWNSGTHYEDGNTGHRPFVKGGYFPVAPVDSSQDLRSAMCLVLEEMGQVVEAHHHEVATAGQNEIATRFNKLTEKADEIQILKYVVHNMAHAYGKTATFMPKPIVGDNGSGMHVHQSLAKDGVNLFSGDKYAGLSETALYYIGGIIKHARALNAFTNPSTNSYKRLVPHFEAPVMLAYSARNRSASIRIPVVPSPKARRIETRFPDPTANPYLAFAALLMAGLDGIQNKIHPGEAMDKDLYDLPAEEAAEIPQVATSLENALENLDADREFLTKGGVFSDDFIDSYIALKTAEAEKVARTTHPAEFELYYSL from the coding sequence ATGTCAGTTGAATCAGTTTTACAACAACTAGAAGAACTTGAAGTTAAGTTTGTTGATTTGCGTTTTACCGATACTAAAGGTAAAGAGCAGCACGTATCTATTCCTGCTCACCAGGTTGATGCCGATTTCTTTGAAGACGGTAAAATGTTCGACGGTTCATCTATTGCTGGTTGGAAAGGCATTAACGAGTCAGACATGGTCCTGATGCCAGACCCAACGACCTTCGTTCTTGACCCATTCACCGAAGAAACCACTGCCCTGATCCGCTGTGACATTCTCGAGCCAGGCACTATGACTGGTTACGACCGCGACCCACGCTCTATCGCTAAGAAAGCCGAAGAGTACATGGTTTCTACCGGCATCGCCGATACCGTACTCATTGGTCCTGAGCCAGAGTTCTTCCTGTTTGATGACGTTAAGTTCGGTACCGACATGTCTGGCTGTTTCGTTAAGCTAGACGCTAAAGAAGCGGCTTGGAACTCAGGCACTCACTACGAAGACGGCAACACAGGTCACCGTCCATTCGTTAAAGGCGGTTACTTCCCAGTAGCACCAGTTGACTCTTCACAAGATCTTCGTAGCGCCATGTGTCTGGTTCTGGAAGAGATGGGTCAAGTGGTTGAAGCTCACCACCACGAAGTGGCGACTGCCGGTCAAAACGAGATCGCGACTCGCTTCAACAAGCTGACTGAAAAGGCTGACGAAATCCAGATCCTTAAGTACGTGGTTCACAACATGGCCCACGCTTACGGCAAGACGGCGACCTTCATGCCTAAGCCAATCGTTGGCGACAACGGTAGCGGTATGCACGTTCACCAATCACTGGCTAAAGATGGTGTCAACCTCTTCTCTGGTGACAAGTATGCGGGTCTGAGTGAGACGGCGCTGTACTACATCGGCGGTATCATCAAGCACGCTCGCGCGCTGAACGCCTTCACTAACCCAAGCACCAACTCGTACAAGCGTCTTGTGCCTCACTTCGAAGCACCAGTCATGCTGGCCTACTCGGCACGTAACCGCTCTGCGTCTATCCGTATCCCAGTAGTACCAAGCCCTAAGGCACGTCGTATCGAGACTCGCTTCCCAGATCCAACGGCTAACCCATACCTGGCGTTCGCTGCACTGCTGATGGCTGGTCTTGACGGTATCCAGAACAAGATCCACCCAGGCGAAGCCATGGACAAAGATCTGTACGATCTGCCAGCGGAAGAAGCGGCTGAGATCCCACAGGTTGCGACCTCTCTTGAGAACGCACTTGAGAACCTGGATGCAGACCGTGAGTTCCTTACCAAAGGCGGCGTATTCTCTGATGACTTCATCGATTCTTACATCGCACTGAAGACTGCAGAAGCAGAGAAAGTGGCTCGCACCACTCACCCAGCAGAATTTGAGCTGTACTACAGCCTATAA
- a CDS encoding N-acetyl-ornithine deacetylase — MSSRDPFQSFTWHSDIFSCQSNDISSFYARLEEQASRLGLQARKLGDAGPHPLELYQSPAQKADQPSILISAGFHGEEAAGPWGLLYFLNELEPELFGQINLSLLPLVNPTGFKRGHRFNKLGQNPNRGFVLENGRGRSNQDTSSEGEILLAHSQLLAAASKDGILTCHEDVLLTDTYIYSFEANQHPGQFSRELRDALGHYFPIAQDGLIDDCPVQDGIIFNHFDLSFEAFLVRLGASVGVCSETPGQQSFDQRILANAAIIKRFVELTLAKR, encoded by the coding sequence ATGTCTAGCCGCGATCCCTTCCAGTCTTTCACCTGGCACAGCGATATTTTTAGCTGTCAGAGCAATGATATCAGCAGCTTCTATGCCCGCTTAGAAGAGCAGGCCAGCCGCCTCGGGCTACAGGCGCGCAAGCTGGGTGATGCCGGTCCGCATCCGCTGGAACTGTATCAGTCGCCGGCGCAGAAGGCAGATCAGCCATCTATTTTGATCAGCGCCGGCTTTCATGGCGAAGAGGCCGCCGGCCCCTGGGGGCTGCTCTACTTCCTCAACGAACTGGAACCCGAGCTCTTCGGCCAGATCAACCTTAGCCTGCTGCCACTGGTGAACCCCACTGGTTTCAAGCGCGGCCATAGATTCAACAAATTGGGACAAAACCCGAATCGCGGCTTCGTGTTAGAAAACGGCCGTGGCCGTAGCAATCAGGACACCTCTAGCGAGGGCGAGATCCTGCTGGCTCACTCCCAGCTGCTGGCCGCCGCCAGTAAAGATGGCATCCTCACCTGCCATGAAGATGTATTGCTCACAGACACCTACATCTACTCCTTCGAGGCCAACCAGCACCCAGGCCAATTCAGCCGCGAGCTGCGCGACGCCCTGGGGCACTATTTCCCCATCGCCCAGGACGGACTGATCGACGACTGCCCGGTACAAGATGGCATCATCTTCAACCATTTCGACCTCTCCTTCGAGGCCTTCCTGGTACGGCTGGGCGCCAGCGTCGGCGTCTGTAGTGAGACCCCGGGCCAGCAGAGTTTCGATCAACGCATCCTGGCCAACGCCGCCATCATCAAGCGTTTCGTCGAGCTGACATTAGCGAAGCGATAA
- a CDS encoding IS110-like element ISSlo1 family transposase: protein MKVTLIGIDLAKNVLQVCGVNQVGKTLFNRTVKRTQLLKTLVQYPDAVIAMEACSGSNYWGRELLSRGFEVKLIPPQHVKPFVKGNKNDRNDAFAICEAAMRPNIIFVKPRTLAQVDIIISHRIRERRIRVRTALTNQIRGLLSEYGIVIPKGRDPLNLALPELLEDADNSLTTTARRYIRELLDELYAINASIKALEKEIRLQARNHEDTKRLTAIRGVAEIIATASVSFAGDGSGYQNGRHFSANLGLVPKEFSSGGKQKLGAITKRGNSYLRRQLIQGAWSVIRYAKNNDDRLSVWARKVIERRGKQKAAVAVANKLARIIWAMLYYKTEYRPS, encoded by the coding sequence ATGAAAGTTACTCTAATTGGTATCGATTTGGCAAAAAATGTTCTTCAGGTTTGCGGTGTCAATCAAGTCGGTAAAACGCTCTTTAATCGCACCGTTAAACGCACTCAACTGTTGAAAACGCTCGTTCAGTATCCAGATGCAGTGATTGCCATGGAAGCCTGTAGTGGCTCAAATTATTGGGGCCGAGAGCTGTTGTCGCGTGGATTTGAGGTAAAACTTATCCCACCACAGCATGTGAAGCCCTTCGTGAAAGGCAATAAAAATGACCGCAATGATGCCTTTGCAATCTGTGAGGCTGCGATGCGCCCCAACATTATCTTCGTTAAGCCAAGAACCTTAGCGCAGGTCGATATCATTATTTCCCATCGAATTCGCGAGCGTCGTATTCGTGTCAGAACCGCGTTGACCAATCAAATACGTGGATTGTTGAGTGAATACGGCATTGTTATTCCCAAAGGCCGCGACCCGCTCAACCTTGCTCTACCTGAGTTACTCGAAGATGCCGATAACTCACTAACCACCACCGCCCGCAGGTATATCAGAGAGTTACTTGATGAGCTATATGCCATCAATGCTTCGATTAAAGCACTGGAAAAAGAGATTCGACTACAGGCAAGAAATCATGAAGATACCAAGCGGTTAACCGCCATACGAGGTGTCGCTGAAATTATTGCTACGGCGTCGGTATCGTTCGCTGGTGATGGTTCTGGGTATCAAAATGGGCGACATTTCTCGGCAAATTTGGGGCTGGTACCGAAAGAATTCTCAAGTGGTGGAAAACAGAAATTAGGAGCTATCACCAAGCGGGGAAACAGCTATCTAAGACGACAGCTGATTCAAGGTGCTTGGTCTGTCATACGCTATGCAAAGAATAATGACGACAGGTTATCTGTCTGGGCAAGAAAGGTCATTGAACGAAGAGGCAAACAGAAAGCGGCGGTAGCTGTGGCCAACAAACTCGCCAGGATAATTTGGGCGATGCTTTACTACAAAACGGAGTACAGACCTAGCTAA
- the typA gene encoding translational GTPase TypA — translation MLENLRNIAIIAHVDHGKTTLVDKLLAQSGTLETRGEAAERVMDSNDLEKERGITILAKNTAIKWNDYRINIVDTPGHADFGGEVERVLSMVDCVLLLVDAVDGPMPQTRFVTKKAFAQGLKPIVVINKIDRPGARPDWVIDQVFDLFDNLGATDEQLDFPIVYASALNGFATLDPEETGADMTPLFETIVEKVSSPDADAEGAFQMQISQLDYNSYVGVIGVGRIKRGSVKVNQQVTVVGADGTTRNGKIGQVLGYMGLDRHEVAEANAGDIVAITGLGELKISDTVCAVGNAEALPPLSVDEPTLTMTFQVNTSPFAGKEGKYVTSRNILERLQQELVHNVALRVEETDSPDRFRVSGRGELHLSILIENMRREGYELAVSRPEVIVKEIDGEKCEPYETLTVDVEEEHQGAVIEKLGTRKADMRDMQPDGKGRVRIDFIIPSRGLIGFQTEFMTATSGTGLIYHSFDHYGPVKGGDIGQRQNGVLISNATGKALTFALFGLQDRGRLMIGHAAEVYEGQVVGIHSRANDLTVNCLKGKQLTNMRASGTDEAQVLTPHIQMTLEQALEFIDDDELVEVTPQSIRVRKRHLTENDRKRASRASKDA, via the coding sequence GTGTTAGAGAATTTACGTAACATCGCCATTATTGCACACGTTGACCATGGTAAAACGACCCTGGTTGATAAGCTGCTGGCACAGTCTGGAACCCTTGAGACTCGAGGAGAGGCCGCTGAGCGGGTGATGGATTCCAACGATCTTGAAAAGGAACGTGGAATCACGATTCTGGCGAAGAATACTGCCATCAAGTGGAACGATTACCGTATCAACATCGTTGATACCCCTGGCCACGCCGATTTCGGTGGCGAGGTAGAACGTGTACTTTCTATGGTTGACTGTGTGCTACTGCTAGTTGATGCGGTCGATGGTCCAATGCCACAGACACGTTTCGTGACTAAGAAAGCCTTCGCTCAAGGCCTTAAGCCTATCGTAGTGATCAACAAGATCGACCGTCCGGGTGCGCGCCCTGATTGGGTTATCGATCAAGTATTCGACCTGTTCGACAACCTGGGTGCTACCGACGAGCAGCTGGACTTCCCAATCGTTTATGCGTCTGCACTGAACGGTTTCGCGACTCTGGATCCTGAAGAGACTGGCGCAGACATGACGCCACTGTTCGAGACCATCGTCGAGAAAGTATCTTCACCTGACGCCGATGCCGAAGGTGCCTTCCAGATGCAGATCTCTCAGCTGGACTACAACTCATACGTGGGCGTTATCGGCGTTGGCCGTATCAAGCGCGGCAGCGTTAAGGTAAACCAGCAGGTTACCGTAGTGGGCGCTGACGGCACCACACGTAACGGTAAGATCGGCCAGGTACTTGGTTACATGGGTCTGGACCGTCACGAAGTGGCTGAAGCTAATGCCGGCGACATCGTAGCGATCACAGGTCTTGGCGAGCTGAAGATCTCTGACACTGTATGTGCCGTGGGCAACGCCGAAGCCTTGCCACCTCTGTCTGTTGACGAGCCAACATTGACCATGACCTTCCAGGTAAACACCTCGCCATTCGCTGGTAAAGAAGGTAAGTACGTGACTTCACGTAACATCCTTGAGCGTCTGCAACAGGAACTGGTACACAACGTGGCACTGCGCGTCGAAGAGACAGACAGCCCAGACCGTTTCCGCGTATCGGGCCGTGGTGAACTTCACCTGTCTATCCTTATCGAAAACATGCGTCGTGAAGGCTACGAGCTGGCCGTATCGCGTCCTGAAGTTATCGTTAAAGAGATCGACGGCGAGAAGTGCGAGCCATACGAGACGCTGACCGTTGACGTTGAAGAAGAGCACCAAGGTGCGGTGATCGAGAAGCTAGGTACCCGTAAGGCGGACATGCGCGACATGCAGCCAGACGGTAAAGGCCGTGTGCGTATCGACTTCATCATTCCTAGCCGTGGCCTGATCGGTTTCCAAACCGAGTTTATGACAGCCACTTCTGGTACAGGTCTTATCTACCACTCATTCGACCATTATGGTCCAGTGAAGGGTGGCGATATCGGTCAACGTCAGAACGGTGTGTTGATCTCTAACGCTACCGGTAAGGCACTGACCTTCGCCCTGTTCGGTCTGCAAGACCGTGGTCGTCTGATGATCGGTCACGCGGCAGAAGTTTATGAAGGCCAGGTAGTGGGTATCCACTCTCGTGCCAACGACCTGACAGTTAACTGTCTGAAGGGTAAGCAGCTGACCAACATGCGTGCCTCTGGTACCGACGAAGCTCAGGTACTGACACCGCACATCCAGATGACCCTAGAGCAGGCGCTCGAGTTTATCGATGACGACGAATTGGTAGAAGTGACTCCGCAGAGCATCCGCGTGCGTAAGCGTCACCTGACCGAAAACGATCGTAAGCGTGCCAGCCGCGCCTCGAAAGACGCTTAA
- a CDS encoding aminotransferase class V-fold PLP-dependent enzyme: protein MYQNDFVMPKSVYLLNHSVGRPLQSLRQAFDERFFLPWQGSGREPWGDWLSVVEDFRVQLARLFNSETRLFCPQVNLSSGLTKLVQSHSRLRRPGAVILMSENDFPSMGFALRQALPEAEIRFIPANLDVSLAEVWQAHLTDDIDLVFISHAYSNTGQQAPLDYLIPKVRELGALSLVDVAQAAGVLPLDLNALKPDFMLGSSVKWLCGGPGAAYLWVSAAQLVHCSPQDVGWFSHENPFEFDIHDFRYHDSALKFWGGTPSVAPFALAAHSIGYFAELGSDKVRQHNLMQLQRIWRQAGDALVSPSDAARCSGTAILDFGEDQQAVVEALTQADISLDVRKQGMRISPHIYNGEQDLQRLLEALAPFCR from the coding sequence ATGTACCAGAATGATTTTGTGATGCCAAAGTCGGTCTACCTGCTCAACCACTCGGTGGGCAGGCCGCTGCAGAGTCTGCGCCAGGCGTTCGACGAGCGTTTCTTCCTGCCCTGGCAGGGCTCGGGGCGAGAGCCCTGGGGCGACTGGCTCTCTGTGGTGGAGGATTTTCGCGTCCAGCTCGCTAGGCTGTTCAACAGCGAGACCCGGCTGTTTTGCCCTCAGGTTAACCTTTCCAGCGGTCTCACTAAATTGGTGCAGTCCCATTCAAGGCTGCGCCGCCCCGGCGCCGTGATCCTGATGAGCGAGAATGATTTCCCCAGCATGGGCTTTGCCTTACGTCAGGCGCTGCCTGAGGCTGAGATACGTTTCATCCCGGCTAATCTGGATGTGAGTCTGGCCGAGGTGTGGCAGGCACATCTGACCGACGATATCGATCTGGTGTTTATCAGCCACGCCTATTCCAATACGGGTCAGCAGGCGCCGTTGGATTATCTAATACCTAAGGTGCGCGAGCTGGGGGCGCTCTCTCTGGTGGATGTGGCCCAGGCCGCCGGGGTATTGCCCCTAGATCTTAATGCCCTCAAGCCAGATTTCATGTTGGGCTCCAGCGTCAAGTGGCTCTGCGGCGGGCCGGGGGCGGCCTACCTCTGGGTGAGCGCCGCTCAGCTGGTGCATTGCTCACCCCAGGATGTGGGTTGGTTCAGCCATGAGAACCCCTTCGAGTTCGACATTCACGATTTTCGCTACCATGACTCGGCGCTCAAGTTCTGGGGCGGCACGCCGTCTGTGGCGCCTTTCGCCCTTGCGGCCCACAGCATAGGGTATTTTGCCGAGCTGGGTAGCGACAAGGTGCGTCAGCACAACCTGATGCAGCTGCAGCGTATCTGGCGTCAGGCGGGTGATGCTCTGGTCTCACCCTCGGATGCGGCCCGCTGTAGCGGCACTGCCATCTTAGACTTTGGCGAAGACCAGCAAGCTGTGGTCGAAGCGTTGACCCAGGCCGATATCAGCCTGGATGTGCGCAAGCAGGGGATGCGGATCTCGCCTCACATCTACAACGGCGAGCAGGATTTGCAGCGGCTGCTTGAGGCCCTGGCGCCTTTCTGTCGTTAG
- the glnL gene encoding nitrogen regulation protein NR(II), whose amino-acid sequence MNTDPLLNHLVTAVLVISDDLKLCYANSAAEQLLGLGSHRLTEHNLLDCCQLLSIDHQLLRTAIREHQGLTVNTANLVTLDGQGHTVDMTLTPLEAQPDQPEQGVLELRQVDQQRRIHQQLTLDAQQQAAQYLVRNLAHEIKNPLGGLRGAAQLLSRELEDADQREFTDLIIEQADRLRNLVDRLLGPQKPTEHSLHNIHAVIQKVLKLVSVTLPGNIHLIQDYDPSIPDIEMDQEQLQQAVLNIVQNAIQALETVEDGGEIRIKTRTQHQVTIGTTRHKLVLALSIIDDGPGIPPELMDTLFYPMVTGREQGSGLGLSIAHNFARLHGGRIDCASVPGKTEFTILLPLKS is encoded by the coding sequence ATGAACACAGACCCTCTGCTCAATCATCTGGTGACGGCCGTACTCGTCATCTCAGATGATCTCAAGCTGTGCTATGCCAATAGCGCGGCCGAGCAACTGCTTGGGTTAGGCAGTCACCGCCTCACGGAACACAACCTGTTAGACTGCTGCCAGCTGCTGAGCATAGATCATCAACTGCTGCGCACCGCCATTCGCGAACACCAAGGCCTGACGGTCAACACCGCCAACCTGGTGACCCTGGACGGTCAGGGTCACACGGTCGACATGACACTCACCCCGCTTGAAGCCCAGCCGGATCAACCCGAGCAGGGGGTGCTGGAGCTGCGCCAGGTGGATCAGCAAAGGCGAATACATCAGCAGCTGACCCTGGATGCCCAGCAACAGGCGGCCCAATATCTGGTGCGTAACCTGGCCCATGAGATCAAAAACCCCCTGGGCGGCCTCAGAGGCGCGGCCCAGCTGCTGTCCCGCGAGCTGGAAGACGCCGACCAGCGCGAATTTACCGACCTCATCATAGAGCAGGCCGATCGGCTGAGAAACCTGGTGGACCGGCTGCTTGGCCCGCAGAAACCCACCGAGCACAGCCTGCACAACATCCATGCTGTGATCCAGAAGGTGCTCAAGCTGGTAAGCGTCACCCTGCCGGGCAATATCCACCTGATCCAGGACTATGACCCCTCGATCCCGGATATCGAGATGGATCAAGAGCAGCTGCAGCAGGCGGTACTCAATATAGTGCAGAACGCCATCCAGGCGCTGGAGACAGTGGAAGACGGCGGCGAGATCCGCATCAAGACCCGCACCCAGCACCAGGTCACCATAGGCACTACACGCCACAAGCTGGTGCTGGCGCTCTCCATCATAGACGATGGCCCGGGGATCCCACCCGAGCTGATGGATACCCTCTTCTACCCTATGGTCACGGGCAGGGAGCAGGGATCCGGACTTGGGCTCTCGATCGCCCATAACTTTGCCAGACTCCACGGCGGACGCATCGACTGCGCCTCCGTGCCGGGCAAGACAGAATTTACCATACTGCTGCCGCTCAAGAGCTAG
- a CDS encoding PrnB family protein has product MSQDVAAFDHWIRQEFVEINSALERLYMQQSDPANVVGIGDELKARLEAEGRTLIKALLDEGNTDEGFDAAFDLLGNVGLYMAACRRHEITEPSRETSSPLLEASALAMHIGASIGVTPRFATAHLTTHNRAVNGLYKRFTDLDDEKLFVDYNTKGILAYKRAADALLKIQPLGISHPMTAELLEVALVALQQVIASNQTLFERLDTQAFFNSVRPYYKPYRVGQQVYRGANAGDFAGINVIDLQLGLCFANESAYSQLLVDKFLYMMPEDQRILRDCMRRTSLMDDFLAAIEMRDQPWYQENLAQFLRVCEAHGQGAIQHHDQLVEKYIAQPAKQMESQHIDKVTASGPPLPVLLGALEKLRDRRAAAKRDDIRTRFDDIARLRASLEG; this is encoded by the coding sequence ATGAGTCAAGATGTCGCGGCCTTCGATCACTGGATCAGGCAGGAGTTTGTCGAGATTAACTCGGCGCTGGAGCGCCTCTACATGCAGCAGAGCGATCCCGCTAACGTGGTGGGCATAGGCGACGAGCTTAAGGCACGGCTGGAGGCCGAAGGCCGGACGCTCATCAAGGCGCTGCTGGATGAGGGCAATACCGACGAGGGTTTCGATGCGGCCTTCGATCTGCTGGGTAACGTGGGCCTCTACATGGCGGCTTGCCGTCGCCACGAGATCACCGAGCCGAGCCGCGAAACCAGCTCGCCGCTGTTGGAGGCCTCGGCCTTGGCCATGCATATAGGCGCCTCCATCGGGGTGACGCCGCGCTTTGCCACCGCCCATCTGACTACTCACAATCGCGCCGTTAACGGCCTCTATAAGCGCTTTACCGATCTCGACGACGAGAAGCTGTTCGTCGACTACAACACCAAGGGGATCCTCGCCTACAAGCGGGCGGCCGATGCCCTGCTGAAGATCCAGCCCCTGGGGATCTCCCACCCCATGACCGCCGAGTTGTTAGAGGTCGCCCTGGTGGCGCTTCAGCAGGTGATCGCCTCCAATCAGACGCTATTCGAGCGCCTCGACACTCAGGCGTTTTTTAACAGCGTGCGTCCCTATTACAAGCCCTATCGCGTCGGCCAGCAGGTGTATCGCGGCGCCAATGCCGGTGACTTTGCCGGCATCAATGTGATCGATCTGCAGCTGGGGCTCTGCTTCGCCAACGAGTCGGCCTACTCTCAACTGCTGGTGGATAAGTTCCTCTACATGATGCCGGAAGATCAGCGCATCTTGCGTGACTGCATGCGCCGCACCAGCCTGATGGACGATTTCCTCGCCGCCATAGAGATGCGTGACCAGCCCTGGTACCAGGAGAATCTAGCGCAGTTCCTGCGGGTGTGTGAGGCCCATGGCCAGGGGGCGATACAACACCATGATCAGCTGGTGGAGAAGTATATCGCTCAGCCTGCCAAGCAGATGGAGAGCCAGCATATCGACAAGGTTACCGCCAGTGGCCCGCCGCTGCCTGTGCTGCTGGGGGCGCTGGAGAAACTCAGAGACAGACGCGCCGCCGCCAAGCGCGATGACATACGCACCCGTTTCGACGACATCGCCAGGCTGCGCGCCAGCCTAGAGGGATAA
- a CDS encoding DUF4124 domain-containing protein, which produces MRPILLFTLLLMTLGAQAAIYKWVDKDGKVHYSDTPVENSTQVEFKENTENQIKLPPPAVREPLTPAKEEPKELYKLSISSPSEEETLRDNNGNITVIGSITPDLAAGHVLVLLMDGKVVSTPQASPVFTLENVDRGEHKFEIKALAQNGKQLASTPPRTVFLHRATINAIPRATPLGGG; this is translated from the coding sequence ATGCGCCCGATATTGCTGTTTACCCTGCTGTTAATGACCCTTGGGGCTCAGGCAGCCATCTATAAATGGGTCGACAAGGATGGCAAGGTTCACTACTCGGATACCCCGGTAGAAAACTCCACCCAGGTCGAGTTTAAGGAAAATACCGAAAATCAGATCAAGCTGCCGCCTCCCGCGGTACGCGAGCCGCTGACCCCCGCCAAGGAGGAGCCTAAGGAGCTCTACAAGCTGAGCATCTCCAGCCCCAGCGAAGAGGAGACCCTGAGGGACAATAACGGCAATATCACAGTGATCGGCTCCATCACCCCAGATCTCGCCGCCGGTCATGTGCTGGTGCTCCTGATGGATGGCAAGGTGGTCAGCACGCCTCAGGCGAGCCCGGTATTTACGCTGGAGAATGTGGATCGCGGCGAGCACAAGTTTGAAATCAAGGCGTTGGCACAAAACGGCAAACAACTTGCATCGACCCCCCCTAGAACCGTATTTCTTCACCGGGCGACCATAAATGCGATTCCTAGGGCGACCCCTCTCGGGGGCGGTTAA
- a CDS encoding Lrp/AsnC family transcriptional regulator codes for MKLDSKDKQILSILQEEGRLPVAELANRLNLSDTPCLRRIKKLEQAGFIQGYSARLDPKSLALNVIVYAFVRLTENSAAYGEQFEQEMSRLPQVQECSVITGAHDYLLKIVAHDLLEYEGFVKHSLGGLKCIASIESTVVLKQTFSRHQLPIT; via the coding sequence ATGAAACTGGATAGCAAAGACAAGCAGATCTTAAGCATACTGCAGGAGGAGGGACGCCTGCCCGTGGCCGAGTTGGCCAATCGGCTCAACCTCTCCGACACCCCCTGTCTGCGGCGCATCAAGAAGCTGGAGCAGGCGGGCTTTATTCAAGGCTACAGCGCCAGGCTCGACCCTAAGTCGCTGGCACTCAATGTGATTGTCTACGCCTTCGTGCGCCTCACCGAGAACTCCGCCGCCTATGGTGAACAGTTCGAGCAGGAGATGAGCCGTCTGCCTCAGGTGCAGGAATGCTCGGTGATCACCGGCGCTCACGACTACCTACTCAAGATAGTCGCCCACGATCTGCTGGAGTATGAAGGCTTCGTCAAACACTCACTGGGCGGCCTCAAGTGTATTGCCAGCATAGAGTCGACCGTAGTGCTGAAACAGACCTTCTCCCGTCATCAACTACCAATCACTTAG